The Nitrospirota bacterium genome contains a region encoding:
- a CDS encoding ATP-binding protein has protein sequence MTAAPTPRLRRVRLLWKLMGIHLLVISSVIAIIWVAIERIAGDYFMQLMKEYHIDPVTPHQMFLHATTSTLIWTSIGAVALALAASWVLTRRILRPIRGMGAIAGRIAGGDYSQRVQAVPGDEVGELANAFNQMVCSLQRVEKLRKDLVADVAHELRTPLTNMRGYLEALRDGVLPATPQQIASLHEEVLRLVRLVEGLHQLAIADAGIQRLRLDALNLGALTSQTLDPFRARFAQKGVRLSATDPGNGTIVRVDHDQFVCVLNNLFENALHYTPLGGEVTVRVRQEGPAAVIEVSNTGEGIPPHDLPFIFERFYRGEKSRSREHGGAGIGLSLVKQILEAHGGAVSVASDKGLTTFRIILPLGR, from the coding sequence ATGACCGCCGCGCCCACACCCCGCCTGCGCCGCGTGCGCTTGCTGTGGAAGCTGATGGGCATTCACCTGCTGGTCATCTCGTCCGTGATCGCGATCATCTGGGTGGCGATCGAGCGCATCGCGGGCGACTACTTCATGCAGTTGATGAAGGAGTACCACATCGACCCGGTCACGCCGCACCAGATGTTCCTGCACGCCACGACATCCACGCTGATTTGGACGAGCATCGGAGCCGTGGCCTTGGCGCTCGCCGCAAGCTGGGTCCTCACGCGCCGGATCCTGCGCCCCATCCGCGGGATGGGCGCGATCGCGGGACGCATCGCCGGAGGGGACTACTCCCAGCGCGTCCAGGCCGTGCCCGGGGACGAAGTGGGCGAGTTGGCAAATGCCTTCAACCAGATGGTCTGCAGCCTGCAGCGCGTGGAAAAGCTGCGCAAAGACCTGGTGGCAGACGTCGCGCACGAGCTCCGAACGCCGCTCACCAACATGCGCGGCTACCTCGAAGCCCTGCGAGACGGCGTCTTACCCGCCACCCCGCAGCAGATCGCCTCGCTGCACGAGGAAGTGCTACGCCTGGTCCGCCTGGTCGAAGGCCTTCACCAGTTGGCCATCGCCGACGCCGGGATCCAGCGCCTGCGCCTGGACGCTCTGAACTTGGGCGCGCTCACCTCGCAGACGCTCGACCCCTTCCGAGCCCGTTTCGCGCAAAAGGGCGTCCGGCTGTCGGCAACCGATCCAGGAAACGGCACCATCGTCCGAGTGGATCACGACCAGTTCGTGTGCGTGCTCAATAACCTTTTCGAGAACGCGCTGCACTACACGCCCCTTGGGGGCGAGGTGACCGTGCGCGTCCGCCAGGAGGGGCCCGCCGCGGTCATCGAAGTGTCCAACACCGGGGAGGGCATCCCGCCGCACGACCTGCCGTTCATCTTCGAGCGCTTCTATCGCGGGGAGAAGTCCCGCTCCCGCGAGCACGGCGGCGCAGGCATCGGTCTGTCTCTCGTCAAACAGATCCTGGAGGCTCACGGCGGCGCGGTGTCTGTCGCCAGCGACAAGGGTCTCACCACCTTCCGCATCATCCTCCCGCTCGGCCGGTAA
- a CDS encoding response regulator transcription factor, translating to MSTNPLVLIVEDDPKTSNLLKVYLEREGFQTRSAADGAQAVEIAQRHPPALIVLDLMIPKLDGLEVCRRIRQSSEVPILMLTARVEEVDKLVGLSIGADDYVTKPFSPREVVARVKAILRRTAHKPESGGTKILASGDLVVDEAKAKVTLKGKPVSLTAIELRLLVKLMRSPGHVFSRAQLLDALYTQDTVHVLDRTVDVHIGRLRDKIEPEPAQPTYVLTVRGLGYKFRDEDRA from the coding sequence GTGAGCACGAACCCGTTGGTCCTGATCGTGGAGGACGATCCCAAAACCTCCAACCTGCTCAAGGTCTACCTCGAACGCGAAGGATTCCAGACGCGGTCGGCGGCCGACGGGGCGCAAGCGGTGGAGATTGCACAACGCCACCCTCCTGCGCTCATCGTCCTCGACCTCATGATCCCCAAACTGGACGGGCTGGAGGTCTGTCGTCGAATCCGCCAGAGCTCCGAGGTGCCGATCCTGATGCTCACGGCCCGAGTGGAGGAAGTGGACAAACTGGTCGGCCTCTCCATCGGCGCCGACGACTACGTGACCAAACCGTTTTCCCCCCGCGAGGTGGTGGCGCGCGTGAAGGCGATCTTGCGGCGCACCGCCCACAAGCCCGAGAGCGGGGGGACCAAGATCCTCGCCTCCGGCGACCTGGTGGTGGACGAAGCCAAAGCCAAAGTCACCCTGAAAGGCAAACCCGTCTCGCTCACCGCCATCGAGTTGCGCCTGCTGGTCAAGCTGATGCGCTCGCCGGGCCACGTGTTCTCGCGCGCGCAACTCTTGGATGCGCTCTACACGCAAGACACGGTCCACGTGCTCGACCGCACCGTGGACGTGCACATCGGCCGCTTGCGCGACAAGATCGAACCCGAGCCCGCGCAACCCACGTACGTGTTGACCGTGCGCGGGCTCGGGTACAAGTTTCGCGACGAGGACCGGGCATGA
- a CDS encoding lipoate--protein ligase family protein — protein MDPWRLILDPPSPASYNMAVDEALVDSCRRGASGPTLRLYGWDRPAISLGYFQRPDQVVDLDLCRDAGVPVVRRTTGGRAVYHRHEVTYSVVAPVPHPCFPPTIRGTYETIGVALEAALVRLGFRVARRDRDAERVRQASGSPLCFAATSRNELTLDGKKVVGSAQRRWPTAFLQHGSILLRYDPREVSQFFPAEPDALESITGLGAHRESVTPVEVCQTLVASWERLFGVALRPAALTADEAAAVAETSHARDLTVTQPV, from the coding sequence GTGGACCCTTGGCGATTGATCCTCGATCCTCCGTCTCCCGCCTCCTACAACATGGCCGTGGACGAGGCATTGGTCGACTCCTGCCGTCGGGGCGCGAGCGGCCCCACGCTCCGCCTCTATGGGTGGGACCGACCCGCCATTTCACTGGGGTATTTCCAACGGCCGGATCAGGTCGTCGACCTCGACCTTTGCCGCGACGCCGGCGTTCCCGTGGTCAGGCGGACCACCGGCGGCCGCGCCGTCTACCACCGGCACGAAGTGACGTACAGCGTGGTCGCTCCTGTTCCGCACCCGTGTTTCCCTCCCACCATTCGCGGCACGTACGAGACCATCGGGGTTGCCCTGGAAGCCGCGCTGGTCCGGCTCGGCTTTCGCGTCGCGCGGCGCGACCGCGATGCCGAACGCGTGCGCCAGGCCTCGGGGTCTCCGCTCTGTTTCGCCGCAACCTCCCGAAACGAACTGACCCTCGACGGGAAAAAGGTCGTGGGCAGCGCTCAGCGCCGGTGGCCCACCGCCTTCCTTCAGCACGGATCGATCCTGTTGCGGTACGATCCGCGGGAGGTCTCGCAGTTCTTCCCGGCCGAGCCGGACGCGTTGGAGTCCATCACCGGACTGGGCGCGCATCGTGAAAGCGTCACGCCGGTCGAGGTCTGCCAAACACTGGTTGCGAGCTGGGAGCGCCTCTTCGGGGTGGCACTCCGCCCCGCTGCTTTGACGGCCGACGAAGCGGCCGCCGTCGCAGAAACGTCACACGCACGTGATCTCACCGTGACCCAGCCGGTCTAG
- the thiD gene encoding bifunctional hydroxymethylpyrimidine kinase/phosphomethylpyrimidine kinase: MIECRVRRTDAVPVRLYHTMPKARTMPLALTVATSDSGGGAGIQGDIKAMEANGVFALSVVVAVTAQNTKAISRIHPLPRAVIEAQLDAVFDDFAIDAVKTGMLFSADIVRLTAERLRKWSAPHLVVDPVMVSKTGTTLLQPDAVDVMRRHLFPLAEVVTPNVPEAEALLGTRISSVEEARAAAAAIHRLGCRAVLLKGGHLSSSPATDVLYDGATWTVFPGEWIDVPHTHGTGCAYGAAIAAHLAQGADLTEAVRAAKQYVTAAIRHGLAIGHGRGPVHHLYRLADDEGSQ; the protein is encoded by the coding sequence ATGATAGAATGTCGCGTCCGCCGTACCGACGCGGTTCCGGTCCGCCTCTACCACACGATGCCGAAAGCCCGCACCATGCCCCTGGCCCTGACCGTCGCGACCTCGGATTCCGGCGGCGGCGCGGGAATCCAAGGCGACATCAAGGCGATGGAGGCCAACGGCGTGTTCGCGCTGTCGGTGGTGGTCGCGGTGACGGCGCAGAACACCAAGGCGATCTCCCGGATCCATCCCTTGCCGCGCGCGGTGATCGAAGCGCAGCTCGACGCGGTTTTCGACGACTTTGCGATCGATGCGGTGAAGACGGGGATGTTGTTCTCGGCCGATATCGTGCGCCTCACCGCCGAACGCCTGCGCAAGTGGTCGGCGCCTCATCTGGTCGTCGATCCGGTCATGGTCTCGAAAACCGGCACGACGCTGCTCCAACCGGACGCCGTCGACGTCATGAGACGGCATCTGTTCCCGCTGGCGGAGGTGGTGACGCCCAACGTGCCCGAGGCGGAAGCGCTCCTCGGGACGCGGATCAGCTCCGTGGAGGAGGCGCGCGCGGCCGCGGCGGCGATCCATCGTCTGGGCTGCCGCGCGGTCTTGCTCAAAGGCGGCCATCTATCGTCGTCGCCGGCCACTGACGTGCTCTACGATGGCGCGACGTGGACCGTGTTCCCCGGCGAATGGATCGACGTGCCGCACACCCACGGAACCGGCTGCGCGTATGGCGCGGCGATCGCCGCGCACCTTGCTCAGGGCGCGGACCTGACGGAGGCGGTGCGCGCGGCGAAACAATACGTGACGGCGGCGATCCGACACGGACTGGCCATCGGACACGGCCGGGGACCGGTTCACCACTTGTACCGATTGGCGGACGACGAAGGGAGTCAATAG
- a CDS encoding riboflavin synthase, protein MFTGIIEELGVVQALDRGLQSAVLTILARRIISGMRVGDSVTVNGVCLTVVRFSEQGFGVDVSPETLRVTALGGLAPGDGVNLERAVRVGDRLGGHLVSGHVEAVGRVVSRAPDGNAVNLTIEAPREILRYCVGKGSITVDGVSLTITGLTEKTFGVTIIPHTAQATNLGLKPPGALVNLEPDLIAKYVERLLLGGEVKPEKVDAEFLRKRGLL, encoded by the coding sequence ATGTTTACGGGCATTATCGAAGAACTGGGCGTGGTCCAGGCGCTCGACCGGGGCCTGCAGTCCGCGGTCCTGACCATCCTTGCAAGGCGGATCATCAGCGGGATGAGGGTGGGGGACAGCGTCACGGTCAACGGCGTGTGCCTGACCGTGGTGCGATTCAGCGAGCAGGGGTTTGGAGTCGACGTGTCGCCCGAAACGCTGCGCGTGACCGCGTTGGGAGGCCTGGCGCCGGGCGACGGGGTGAACCTGGAGCGGGCGGTGCGCGTCGGCGACCGGCTCGGCGGTCACCTGGTGAGCGGCCACGTGGAGGCGGTGGGCCGGGTGGTTTCTCGCGCGCCCGACGGCAACGCGGTCAACCTCACGATTGAGGCGCCCCGCGAGATCCTCCGCTACTGCGTGGGCAAAGGCTCGATCACGGTGGACGGCGTCAGCCTCACCATCACGGGGCTGACCGAGAAGACCTTCGGCGTGACCATCATTCCCCACACGGCGCAGGCCACCAACCTCGGACTCAAGCCCCCAGGCGCGCTCGTGAATCTTGAGCCTGACCTGATCGCCAAATACGTGGAGCGTCTGTTGTTGGGGGGCGAGGTCAAGCCCGAGAAGGTGGACGCGGAGTTTTTGAGAAAACGGGGGTTGCTGTAA
- a CDS encoding formylglycine-generating enzyme family protein: MREVTLPLALSVFIAIACTPTPPSMVHIPGGTFVMGTDQVDTEHRAAEYGILKPWFEDEHPAHTANIPGYYLDKFEVTNADYQVFVQATQRRPPPDWRGARHPPGRARHPVTSVTWDDADTYCRWAGKRLPTEAEWEKAARGFEGRLYPWGDGFELSRANLGGARSGTTAVGSYPSGQSPMGVHDLVGNVWEWTADWYEPYPGNPAAAPAGTPSLRVLRGSSWAGVGHFAPDALQAILAHNARGSFRFGADPNSRLNDVGFRCARNADGARG, from the coding sequence ATGCGCGAAGTGACTCTCCCCCTCGCCCTCTCGGTGTTCATCGCGATCGCCTGCACCCCAACTCCACCCAGCATGGTCCACATCCCCGGCGGGACGTTCGTCATGGGGACGGATCAGGTGGACACCGAACATCGGGCCGCGGAGTATGGAATCCTCAAGCCGTGGTTCGAAGACGAGCACCCCGCTCACACCGCGAACATTCCGGGGTATTACCTCGACAAGTTCGAGGTCACCAATGCGGATTACCAGGTGTTCGTGCAGGCCACGCAGCGACGGCCCCCGCCGGACTGGCGTGGTGCGCGCCACCCACCGGGCCGGGCTCGGCACCCCGTGACGTCGGTCACGTGGGACGACGCGGATACCTATTGCCGGTGGGCGGGCAAACGCCTGCCCACGGAAGCCGAATGGGAAAAGGCCGCCCGCGGCTTCGAGGGCCGGCTGTATCCGTGGGGCGACGGGTTCGAACTCAGCCGCGCCAACCTTGGCGGCGCGAGAAGCGGAACCACCGCGGTCGGGAGCTACCCGAGCGGCCAGAGCCCGATGGGCGTTCACGATCTGGTCGGAAACGTGTGGGAGTGGACCGCGGATTGGTATGAACCGTATCCCGGCAACCCCGCCGCGGCGCCGGCCGGAACCCCATCGCTCCGCGTGCTGCGCGGGTCGTCATGGGCGGGCGTCGGGCACTTCGCACCGGACGCGCTCCAGGCGATCCTGGCACATAACGCGCGCGGAAGCTTCCGGTTCGGCGCCGACCCGAACAGCCGACTAAACGACGTGGGCTTTCGCTGCGCGCGCAATGCTGACGGGGCGAGGGGGTGA
- a CDS encoding formylglycine-generating enzyme family protein, protein MAGVHFRLFRRGLRWLVAACVPMAAWGAASAADPASNPPSLTPTLPPPTHTVCGRCHVGARIPTLQPTTDPACAECHLFGSPGVTIEPVLARVAATGSDASTPSPIKQSMITIPGGEFTMGNNGRGDDGPGDEDERPEHRVQVKTFRIDTYETTNAMYEAFVRATRRDPPFHWIEGRFPEGKADHPVVYVNWHDADAFCRWAGKRLPTEAEWERAARSGDGRRFPWGDEFAPLKANTPQYWLTKHVAGDTLPVGSFPQGRTPEGVEDMAGNVYEWVADWYQPYPGNQFPNVHYGTKNKVLRGGSWYDCLSYGCGLSSPAYNRSRFAPEIKNKGFGFRCAK, encoded by the coding sequence ATGGCTGGCGTGCATTTTCGGCTGTTCCGGCGTGGTTTGCGCTGGCTCGTAGCGGCGTGCGTCCCCATGGCGGCGTGGGGCGCCGCCAGCGCCGCTGACCCGGCCTCGAATCCGCCCTCGCTGACGCCCACCCTCCCTCCCCCGACGCACACGGTCTGCGGCCGCTGTCACGTGGGAGCGCGCATTCCCACCCTCCAGCCAACCACCGACCCCGCCTGCGCCGAATGTCATCTGTTCGGTTCGCCAGGCGTCACCATCGAACCGGTGCTCGCACGGGTGGCGGCAACAGGGTCGGACGCATCGACGCCGTCCCCGATCAAGCAATCCATGATCACGATTCCCGGCGGCGAGTTCACCATGGGGAACAACGGGCGCGGCGATGACGGGCCCGGCGACGAAGACGAGCGGCCCGAGCATCGGGTGCAGGTCAAGACGTTCCGGATCGACACGTACGAGACGACCAACGCCATGTACGAGGCATTCGTACGCGCGACCCGTCGCGATCCCCCGTTTCACTGGATCGAGGGGCGCTTCCCCGAGGGCAAAGCCGATCACCCGGTGGTGTACGTGAATTGGCACGATGCCGACGCGTTCTGCCGCTGGGCCGGCAAGCGGCTGCCCACCGAGGCCGAGTGGGAACGCGCCGCGCGCAGCGGCGACGGACGACGCTTTCCTTGGGGCGACGAATTCGCCCCGCTCAAGGCCAACACGCCGCAATACTGGCTCACCAAACACGTCGCGGGCGACACCCTGCCGGTGGGCTCCTTCCCCCAGGGCCGGACCCCCGAAGGCGTGGAAGACATGGCCGGGAACGTGTATGAGTGGGTGGCCGACTGGTACCAACCGTATCCCGGCAATCAATTCCCGAACGTCCACTACGGCACGAAGAACAAAGTGCTCCGCGGCGGGTCGTGGTACGACTGTCTGTCCTACGGGTGCGGCCTCAGCTCCCCGGCCTACAACCGCAGCCGGTTCGCGCCCGAGATCAAGAACAAGGGATTCGGATTCCGATGCGCGAAGTGA
- a CDS encoding DEAD/DEAH box helicase gives MSFSQLGLAPELERAVERAGYKTPTPIQEQAIPVALKGGDVLGCAQTGTGKTAGFALPLLQRLGHRRGISPRALILAPTRELALQIGESVRALGAFLPLRSVVIFGGVGYEPQDQALRRGVDIVIATPGRLLDHLQRKTVRFDSLEVLVLDEADRMLDMGFIHDIKRLVAILPKKRQTMMFSATMPPAIRALADDLLVSPTMIAVAPPATTVTDVVQIGHPVDHHRKRALLVHLLGDASMQRTIVFTRTKHGANNLAEHLTRHGHSATALHSNKSQSARVRALADFREGRARVLVATDLASRGIDVPEVSHVVNFDVPNTYEAYVHRIGRTARAGASGCAISLVSEADRGLWRDMQREARTPVATRVVEGFEPGQISESVSSRRPAQAPRGAWRPGRGGPGVRGSRQPLRRPA, from the coding sequence ATGTCGTTTTCGCAATTGGGCCTTGCGCCCGAATTGGAGCGCGCCGTGGAGCGCGCAGGTTACAAAACTCCCACCCCCATCCAGGAGCAGGCGATTCCCGTCGCGCTCAAAGGCGGGGATGTGTTGGGTTGCGCCCAGACCGGGACCGGCAAGACCGCCGGATTCGCGCTGCCGCTTCTCCAGCGCCTGGGTCACCGGCGCGGAATTTCGCCTCGCGCGCTGATCCTCGCGCCCACGCGCGAGCTGGCGCTGCAGATCGGCGAGTCCGTGCGCGCGCTTGGCGCGTTCTTGCCGTTGCGTTCGGTCGTCATTTTCGGCGGTGTGGGGTATGAGCCCCAGGACCAGGCGCTTCGACGCGGCGTGGACATCGTGATCGCCACGCCCGGTCGCCTGTTGGACCATCTCCAGAGAAAGACCGTGCGGTTCGACTCGTTGGAGGTCCTGGTCCTCGACGAGGCCGACCGCATGTTGGACATGGGATTCATCCATGACATCAAGCGACTGGTCGCCATCTTGCCGAAGAAGAGGCAGACCATGATGTTTTCAGCCACGATGCCGCCCGCGATTCGCGCGTTGGCCGATGATCTGCTGGTCAGTCCGACCATGATCGCGGTCGCTCCGCCGGCCACGACCGTGACCGACGTCGTACAAATCGGCCACCCCGTGGATCATCACCGCAAGCGCGCGTTGCTGGTCCACCTGCTGGGCGACGCCTCCATGCAGCGGACCATCGTGTTCACACGCACCAAACACGGCGCCAACAACCTGGCCGAGCATCTCACCCGTCACGGGCACTCCGCGACCGCGCTCCACAGCAACAAGAGCCAGTCGGCCCGCGTGCGTGCCCTGGCCGATTTCCGCGAGGGAAGAGCCCGGGTGTTGGTGGCGACCGACCTCGCCTCGCGCGGGATCGACGTGCCGGAGGTCTCGCATGTGGTCAACTTCGACGTGCCGAATACCTACGAGGCGTACGTCCACCGGATCGGGCGAACGGCCCGCGCCGGAGCCTCGGGCTGCGCGATTTCGCTGGTGTCGGAGGCCGACCGAGGCCTGTGGCGGGATATGCAACGCGAGGCCCGCACGCCGGTGGCAACACGCGTGGTCGAAGGGTTCGAACCCGGGCAGATCTCGGAGTCCGTTTCCAGCCGACGACCTGCTCAGGCACCGCGCGGCGCGTGGCGTCCAGGCCGAGGCGGACCGGGCGTTCGTGGTTCGCGTCAGCCGTTGCGTCGTCCCGCCTAA
- a CDS encoding diguanylate cyclase, which translates to MRLQIKTTVTFLLLSLLPLLLAGVVAYPVALSAMKTSLGTSFHQIAHETMDKVDRSVYEVYQNVLTWSKLDIMQEILTGDLDGKISTYLMEVEREYGYFANIVALNPEGKVVAASHPELIGRDASAEEFHRRAMSGTAFVDDVHRDQSSQEWVVTFSFPVRAQFMNDKVVGVLCALWNADELAHLTQSAQAATDPSQRRPEVFLTRRDGLIIAAPDVHRDGLFRDNLITLGLRSARLAVNQSEGYLIENVMSSGESLLGYSSSKGHRDYPGFSWGILVSQNTSTAFAPIRRLNVIILLIGTLVALAVSVMSVVVSRRMARPILGIAAVARRVSQGDFSGKAHHTSPDEIGALAGVFNQMTVDLKRQREQLVEKHYVDSIIANMMNSLIVIDTSGVIKTVNRATLDLLEYGEGDLIGQSAQMIFPPALWAQESWVDSLVTGTLAVNRETTYRAKDGRSIPVLFSASPMRNEQGHVQGIVCVAQDLTERKRAEETLAEQAIRDALTGLYNRRYFDRRIGAELARAERSQQPMAMLLCDLDRFKAVNDTRGHQAGDESLKLVAKAILNAVRGIDLVFRWGGDEIMVVLPETTREGARTTAERIRAKIRHTARDLAPDLDVSTGIALYPDHGSNEDDLIRIADLALYISKKGGDKIHVGAEEYDLDKTSSKVTFQPAVAVQPIIDLRTNQIIGYEVLTRDPAGKLSVFDLFKKYEIIGKLGELKSVCFQVQLKAAQEAGLHTVFVNVDFALLSTYGLVPKPEGIDVVLEISELEALHDIETKLEVANRWRRLGYKFAIDDFGAGFISLPFVARLVPDYIKIDRSTILQAVSTPQFKEFMAGMVVALQYYAKSGIIAEGIETEQELRTVKDIGVSLVQGYMFGKPYALTLEDGDSVVQGNGLKRASNA; encoded by the coding sequence ATGCGATTACAGATCAAGACGACCGTGACCTTCCTGCTCCTGTCCCTGCTGCCGCTACTGCTGGCCGGGGTGGTTGCCTATCCCGTTGCGCTGAGCGCGATGAAAACGAGTCTCGGTACCAGCTTCCACCAAATCGCGCACGAGACCATGGACAAGGTGGACCGCAGCGTGTACGAGGTCTACCAGAACGTGTTGACCTGGTCGAAGCTGGACATCATGCAGGAGATCCTCACCGGGGATCTGGACGGCAAGATCTCCACCTACCTGATGGAGGTGGAGCGAGAGTACGGATACTTTGCGAACATCGTCGCCCTGAACCCCGAGGGCAAGGTCGTCGCCGCGAGTCATCCGGAGCTGATCGGCCGCGACGCAAGCGCGGAGGAGTTCCATCGGCGGGCGATGAGCGGAACGGCCTTCGTGGACGACGTGCACCGGGATCAATCGAGTCAGGAGTGGGTGGTCACGTTCTCGTTCCCGGTCAGAGCCCAGTTCATGAACGACAAGGTCGTCGGCGTCTTGTGCGCGCTGTGGAACGCGGATGAGCTCGCGCATTTGACCCAATCGGCTCAGGCCGCGACCGACCCGTCCCAGCGACGACCCGAGGTCTTCCTGACCCGTCGCGACGGATTGATCATCGCCGCCCCGGATGTCCATCGGGACGGTTTGTTTCGGGACAATCTGATCACGCTGGGACTGCGGTCCGCGAGGCTCGCCGTCAATCAATCGGAAGGCTACTTGATCGAGAACGTGATGAGCTCGGGCGAGTCGCTGTTGGGGTACAGTTCGTCGAAGGGTCATCGCGATTACCCCGGATTCAGTTGGGGCATTCTGGTCTCCCAGAATACGTCGACGGCGTTTGCGCCGATCAGGCGGCTCAATGTGATCATCCTCCTCATCGGCACCCTGGTCGCACTCGCCGTGAGCGTCATGTCGGTCGTGGTGTCTCGCAGGATGGCCCGGCCGATCCTCGGGATCGCGGCGGTGGCGCGGCGGGTCTCCCAGGGAGACTTCAGCGGGAAGGCGCATCACACCTCGCCCGACGAGATCGGAGCGTTGGCCGGCGTGTTCAATCAGATGACCGTGGATCTCAAACGGCAGCGAGAACAGTTGGTGGAAAAGCACTACGTGGATTCGATCATCGCCAACATGATGAACAGCCTGATCGTAATCGACACGTCGGGCGTCATCAAGACGGTCAATCGAGCGACGCTGGACCTGCTCGAATACGGCGAGGGAGACCTCATCGGGCAGTCCGCCCAAATGATCTTTCCCCCGGCGTTGTGGGCGCAGGAGTCGTGGGTGGACAGTTTGGTCACCGGCACCCTTGCCGTGAATCGCGAGACGACGTACCGAGCGAAGGACGGACGGAGCATCCCCGTATTGTTCTCCGCCTCCCCCATGCGGAACGAGCAGGGCCACGTGCAGGGCATCGTCTGCGTGGCGCAGGACCTGACCGAACGCAAGCGGGCCGAAGAAACGCTGGCCGAGCAAGCCATTCGCGACGCCCTGACCGGGCTCTACAATCGACGCTATTTCGATCGTCGGATCGGCGCGGAGCTCGCGAGAGCCGAACGGAGTCAGCAGCCGATGGCCATGTTGTTGTGCGATCTGGACCGGTTCAAGGCCGTGAACGACACCAGGGGCCATCAGGCCGGCGACGAGAGTCTCAAACTGGTGGCGAAAGCCATCCTGAACGCGGTCCGCGGAATCGACCTCGTGTTTCGATGGGGCGGAGACGAGATCATGGTGGTGCTGCCGGAGACCACCCGTGAAGGCGCCCGCACCACGGCGGAGCGAATCAGAGCCAAAATCCGGCACACCGCCAGGGACCTCGCTCCGGATTTGGACGTGAGCACCGGTATCGCGCTGTACCCCGACCACGGGTCGAACGAAGACGACCTGATCCGCATCGCGGATCTGGCGCTCTATATTTCCAAGAAGGGCGGCGACAAGATCCACGTCGGAGCCGAAGAATACGACTTGGACAAGACCTCGAGCAAAGTCACGTTCCAGCCCGCCGTGGCCGTGCAGCCCATCATTGATCTCAGAACGAATCAGATCATCGGGTACGAGGTGCTCACCCGCGACCCCGCGGGGAAGCTGAGCGTGTTCGACTTGTTCAAGAAGTACGAAATCATCGGGAAGCTCGGCGAGTTGAAGTCGGTGTGTTTCCAGGTTCAGTTGAAGGCGGCGCAGGAGGCCGGTCTCCACACCGTCTTCGTCAACGTGGACTTCGCGCTGCTCTCGACGTACGGGCTGGTGCCGAAGCCGGAGGGGATCGACGTCGTGTTGGAGATCTCGGAACTGGAAGCGTTACACGACATCGAGACCAAGCTGGAGGTGGCCAACCGGTGGCGACGGCTGGGTTACAAGTTCGCCATCGACGACTTCGGGGCCGGCTTCATCTCGCTGCCGTTTGTCGCGAGGTTGGTTCCGGACTACATCAAGATCGATCGGTCCACCATCCTGCAGGCGGTCTCAACTCCGCAGTTCAAAGAATTCATGGCCGGAATGGTGGTGGCGCTCCAGTACTATGCGAAGTCCGGCATCATTGCGGAGGGGATTGAGACCGAACAGGAGCTCCGAACGGTCAAAGACATCGGGGTGTCCCTGGTGCAGGGCTACATGTTCGGCAAGCCCTATGCGCTCACGCTGGAAGACGGCGATTCCGTTGTCCAGGGTAACGGTCTGAAGCGCGCGTCCAACGCGTAA